In Antedon mediterranea chromosome 10, ecAntMedi1.1, whole genome shotgun sequence, one genomic interval encodes:
- the LOC140061068 gene encoding calmodulin-lysine N-methyltransferase-like isoform X1, with protein sequence MNKFDKQKASDRWEILRQAILKKTKDGEKHKKTSMIEFVSFNLLTTDQVLDNNGDVWHQYQYSSIPSFRARIKHISKSFNPEELIGFNNTGNVCVWPAEEVLTYWCLENRELFREKKICELGGGMTCLAGLTIGTSCEAEVVTLTDGNEDSVQNVKEILKENDKHLKASQVDASVLRWDKPEEYNNFMEMFDFVISADCLFFDQYREDLVKTINTILKPKGICIIFAPKRHNTCEEFCAIAKRKFEVTIDERYDAVVWDKHIKALENSSEIYDENRHYPLKITLTKT encoded by the exons atgaataagtttgacaaacaaaaagCAAGCGATCGCTGGGAAATTTTACGTCAA GCAATTCTGAAGAAAACCAAAGATGGAGAAAAACACAAAAAGACGTCGATGATAGAATTTGTTTCATTCAATTTACTTACAACAGATCAAGTACTTGATAACAATGGTGATGTCTGGCATCAATATCAGTATTCTTCTATTCCATCTTTCAGAGCACGAATCAA GCATATCAGCAAATCTTTTAACCCAGAAGAACTCATTGGATTTAATAATACTGGTAATGTAT GTGTATGGCCAGCAGAAGAGGTTTTAACATATTGGTGTTTGGAGAACAGAGAGTTATTCAG AGAGAAGAAAATATGTGAACTTGGAGGAGGAATGACATGTCTTGCAGGGTTAACA ATAGGTACTAGTTGTGAAGCAGAGGTGGTTACGCTAACTGATGGCAATGAGGACTCTGTCCAAA ATGTAAAGgagattttaaaagaaaatgataaacatttaaaagcaaGTCAAGTTGATGCAAG TGTTTTACGCTGGGATAAACCAGaggaatataataattttatggAAATGTTTGATTTCGTCATCTCTGCAGATTG tTTGTTCTTTGACCAGTACAGAGAAGATTTGGTTAAAACTATCAACACAATTCTAAAACCAAAA GGTATATGTATCATATTTGCTCCAAAAAGACACAATACGTGTGAAGAATTCTGTGCAATTGCGAAAAGGAAATTTGAAGTTACAATAGATGAGAGATATGATGCTGTAGTATGGGATAAACATATAAAG GCCTTGGAAAATTCTAGTGAAATCTATGATGAAAATAGACATTATCCACTGAAAATTACTCTGACAAAAACATGA
- the LOC140061068 gene encoding calmodulin-lysine N-methyltransferase-like isoform X2, producing MAILKKTKDGEKHKKTSMIEFVSFNLLTTDQVLDNNGDVWHQYQYSSIPSFRARIKHISKSFNPEELIGFNNTGNVCVWPAEEVLTYWCLENRELFREKKICELGGGMTCLAGLTIGTSCEAEVVTLTDGNEDSVQNVKEILKENDKHLKASQVDASVLRWDKPEEYNNFMEMFDFVISADCLFFDQYREDLVKTINTILKPKGICIIFAPKRHNTCEEFCAIAKRKFEVTIDERYDAVVWDKHIKALENSSEIYDENRHYPLKITLTKT from the exons GCAATTCTGAAGAAAACCAAAGATGGAGAAAAACACAAAAAGACGTCGATGATAGAATTTGTTTCATTCAATTTACTTACAACAGATCAAGTACTTGATAACAATGGTGATGTCTGGCATCAATATCAGTATTCTTCTATTCCATCTTTCAGAGCACGAATCAA GCATATCAGCAAATCTTTTAACCCAGAAGAACTCATTGGATTTAATAATACTGGTAATGTAT GTGTATGGCCAGCAGAAGAGGTTTTAACATATTGGTGTTTGGAGAACAGAGAGTTATTCAG AGAGAAGAAAATATGTGAACTTGGAGGAGGAATGACATGTCTTGCAGGGTTAACA ATAGGTACTAGTTGTGAAGCAGAGGTGGTTACGCTAACTGATGGCAATGAGGACTCTGTCCAAA ATGTAAAGgagattttaaaagaaaatgataaacatttaaaagcaaGTCAAGTTGATGCAAG TGTTTTACGCTGGGATAAACCAGaggaatataataattttatggAAATGTTTGATTTCGTCATCTCTGCAGATTG tTTGTTCTTTGACCAGTACAGAGAAGATTTGGTTAAAACTATCAACACAATTCTAAAACCAAAA GGTATATGTATCATATTTGCTCCAAAAAGACACAATACGTGTGAAGAATTCTGTGCAATTGCGAAAAGGAAATTTGAAGTTACAATAGATGAGAGATATGATGCTGTAGTATGGGATAAACATATAAAG GCCTTGGAAAATTCTAGTGAAATCTATGATGAAAATAGACATTATCCACTGAAAATTACTCTGACAAAAACATGA
- the LOC140061068 gene encoding calmodulin-lysine N-methyltransferase-like isoform X3: protein MIEFVSFNLLTTDQVLDNNGDVWHQYQYSSIPSFRARIKHISKSFNPEELIGFNNTGNVCVWPAEEVLTYWCLENRELFREKKICELGGGMTCLAGLTIGTSCEAEVVTLTDGNEDSVQNVKEILKENDKHLKASQVDASVLRWDKPEEYNNFMEMFDFVISADCLFFDQYREDLVKTINTILKPKGICIIFAPKRHNTCEEFCAIAKRKFEVTIDERYDAVVWDKHIKALENSSEIYDENRHYPLKITLTKT, encoded by the exons ATGATAGAATTTGTTTCATTCAATTTACTTACAACAGATCAAGTACTTGATAACAATGGTGATGTCTGGCATCAATATCAGTATTCTTCTATTCCATCTTTCAGAGCACGAATCAA GCATATCAGCAAATCTTTTAACCCAGAAGAACTCATTGGATTTAATAATACTGGTAATGTAT GTGTATGGCCAGCAGAAGAGGTTTTAACATATTGGTGTTTGGAGAACAGAGAGTTATTCAG AGAGAAGAAAATATGTGAACTTGGAGGAGGAATGACATGTCTTGCAGGGTTAACA ATAGGTACTAGTTGTGAAGCAGAGGTGGTTACGCTAACTGATGGCAATGAGGACTCTGTCCAAA ATGTAAAGgagattttaaaagaaaatgataaacatttaaaagcaaGTCAAGTTGATGCAAG TGTTTTACGCTGGGATAAACCAGaggaatataataattttatggAAATGTTTGATTTCGTCATCTCTGCAGATTG tTTGTTCTTTGACCAGTACAGAGAAGATTTGGTTAAAACTATCAACACAATTCTAAAACCAAAA GGTATATGTATCATATTTGCTCCAAAAAGACACAATACGTGTGAAGAATTCTGTGCAATTGCGAAAAGGAAATTTGAAGTTACAATAGATGAGAGATATGATGCTGTAGTATGGGATAAACATATAAAG GCCTTGGAAAATTCTAGTGAAATCTATGATGAAAATAGACATTATCCACTGAAAATTACTCTGACAAAAACATGA
- the LOC140061291 gene encoding lysophosphatidic acid receptor 3-like, protein MDNINERLLFNNSVEVHDYHIHYIVFSVIVFTLLPIVLIGNGLIVAVVCKFQSLQEPSYMLLASLAISDFISGILYSWCMIIVLVSDTTSAVNLMLVLPIGNVLVFQWCTSQLHIVALALIRYWCIMQPFKYLQVTKRRALILCVGVWVMGISIGGLFYVTKQMVFANGTPTNLIFSYSVYIILRLVMFGLAITVTLALHFRVYREAKRHSRQIAATTSSSAGVNVGRIDFRAAKTTSRILRVYLLCITPAIVISITLVFPIPVVYDFVNVYALVFIQTGMINALANPLIYARADKKFRHAIGKLFHIRR, encoded by the coding sequence ATGGATAATATTAACGAAAGGCTGTTGTTTAATAACTCGGTAGAGGTGCACGACTACCATATCCACTATATTGTATTCTCCGTTATTGTCTTTACACTGTTGCCGATCGTTCTTATTGGTAACGGCTTGATTGTAGCGGTTGTCTGTAAGTTCCAGTCATTACAAGAGCCTTCTTACATGCTTCTAGCCAGCCTAGCGATTTCGGATTTCATCTCTGGGATACTTTACAGTTGGTGTATGATTATTGTTTTAGTTTCTGATACCACCTCAGCGGTGAACCTTATGTTGGTATTACCGATCGGGAACGTTCTTGTTTTTCAGTGGTGTACATCTCAACTACACATCGTAGCATTAGCGTTGATCAGATATTGGTGTATTATGCAACCGTTTAAATATTTACAAGTCACCAAAAGGAGAGCTCTGATTCTTTGTGTAGGAGTTTGGGTGATGGGGATTTCTATTGGTGGTTTGTTTTACGTTACAAAGCAAATGGTGTTTGCAAATGGAACTCCGACAAATTTGATCTTTTCTTACTCCGTGTACATCATTCTTCGTTTGGTGATGTTTGGTTTGGCCATCACCGTCACCCTTGCTCTCCACTTTCGCGTTTACCGAGAAGCAAAGAGACACTCTCGACAAATAGCCGCAACAACATCTTCTTCAGCAGGTGTCAACGTGGGTCGAATCGACTTTCGAGCGGCAAAAACAACTAGTCGTATTTTAAGGGTGTATTTGCTTTGCATAACACCAGCTATAGTAATTAGCATTACGCTTGTTTTCCCGATTCCTGTAGTTTATGACTTTGTAAACGTGTATGCACTCGTTTTCATCCAAACTGGAATGATAAACGCGTTAGCAAACCCGTTGATCTACGCTCGAGCAGATAAAAAATTCCGGCACGCTATTGGAAAACTTTTTCATATTCGACGTTAA
- the LOC140061065 gene encoding neurexin like receptor 1-like — translation MLLIYKSVLLLVATTLSEGKGKVNVNIIEISNTQRNIMRNMIGRYNSSSLNASKHIQSKLVSVENTVTLHRQHKMDQIQKLIEDTATEIEAIDHQETSTQTPDIKTSPVVTTPTKSKEPIVSTRAPSTSQIMTSPTITRPVARFQNPIYFRSCQEIYKEGFDISGMYIIDADLEGELEPFFVYCSMSYEQGVTLVLVGEELEMPLTVNGDNRPGSYVYEPTYEPTFQQMTALVNISNSCQQYIQYNCQGSKLLAYNQRYRKHRGWLVSRDDEVLINWGGAPINSKSCECGVTDSCITTGTKCNCDGPSSVDADQTDAGYITDTSVLPIKRVYLGDAAGSKQAFLTLGGLECAGRNN, via the exons ATGTTACTTATTTACAAATCCGTGTTGCTTCTGGTAGCTACAACATTAAGTGAAGGAAAAGGAAAAGTAAACGTTAACATTATAGAAATATCTAATACCCAACGAAATATAATGCGCAACATGATTGGAAGATACAATTCTTCTTCATTGAATGCGTCAAAGCATATCCAATCAAAGTTGGTGTCTGTTGAAAATACAGTTACACTCCATAGACAACACAAAATGGATCAAATTCAAAAACTTATAGAAG atACAGCTACAGAGATAGAAGCCATAGATCATCAAGAAACATCCACACAAACTCCAGATATTAAGACATCACCTGTTGTAACAACGCCCACAAAGTCAAAAGAACCCATTGTTAGCACAAGAGCACCATCAACATCACAAATTATGACAAGTCCTACAATAACCAGACCAGTGGCACGTTTCCAAAACCCGATTTATTTCAGATCTTGTCAAGAAATCTACAAGGAAGGATTTGACATCAGTGGTATGTACATCATAGATGCAGATTTAGAGGGTGAACTTGAACCGTTCTTTGTGTATTGCAGTATGTCATACGAGCAAG GTGTGACATTAGTTCTTGTTGGCGAGGAGTTAGAGATGCCACTGACTGTTAACGGAGACAACCGTCCAGGATCGTACGTCTACGAGCCTACGTACGAACCAACATTCCAGCAGATGACAGCACTGGTCAACATCTCAAATTCTTGTCAACAATACATTCAG TATAACTGCCAAGGTTCGAAGCTTCTTGCATACAATCAACGATATAGAAAGCATAGGGGTTGGCTTGTCTCCCGTGACGACGAAGTTCTAATCAACTGGGGAGGCGCACCCATCAACTCAAAATCTTGTGAATGTGGCGTTACAG atTCATGCATCACAACTGGTACCAAATGCAACTGTGATGGACCTAGTTCTGTCGATGCTGACCAAACAGATGCTGGCTACATAACAGATACATCTGTTCTACCAATTAAACGAGTTTATTTAGGCGATGCTGCTGGCTCCAAACAAGCTTTTCTTACGCTGGGAGGTCTTGAGTGTGCGGGACGAAACAATTAA